The Manis javanica isolate MJ-LG chromosome 2, MJ_LKY, whole genome shotgun sequence genome contains a region encoding:
- the LOC118968981 gene encoding ATP-dependent zinc metalloprotease YME1L1-like isoform X1: MFSLSSTVQPQVTVPLSHLINAFHSPKNTSVSVGASVSQKQHGDVAPDHEAPSSEPVLNLRDLGLSELKIGHFNQLVGGLLPGFCKGKSHVFTHLISLQSFFENKYGYLDKFSTLRSSCLYRQPSRTLKSVCSDLQYWSDSLRRTRLILFVLLLFGIYGFFKNPFLSDYLERKS, encoded by the exons ATGTTTTCCCTTTCGAGCACGGTGCAGCCCCAG GTTACAGTTCCCTTGAGTCATCTCATCAATGCCTTCCATTCACCAAAAAACACCTCTGTTTCTGTGGGTGCATCAGTTTCTCAAAAGCAGCATGGAGATGTAGCTCCTGACCATGAGGCTCCCAGCAGTGAG CCTGTACTAAACTTAAGAGACCTTGGATTATCTGAATTAAAAATTGGACATTTTAATCAACTGGTAGGCGGTCTACTTCCTGGGTTTTGTAAAGGCAAATCTCATGTCTTTACACATCTCATATCTCTGCAGtccttctttgaaaataaatatg GTTACTTAGATAAATTTAGTACCTTACGTTCCTCTTGCTTGTACAGACAGCCTTCAAGAACTCTGaaaagtgtttgttcagatcttcAGTACTGGTCAG attcTCTCAGAAGAACTCGTCTGATCCTCTTTGTCCTGCTGCTCTTTGGCATTTATGGATTCTTTAAAAACCCATTTTTATCTG ATTACCTTGAGAGAAAAAGCTGA
- the LOC118968981 gene encoding ATP-dependent zinc metalloprotease YME1L1-like isoform X2 — protein MFSLSSTVQPQVTVPLSHLINAFHSPKNTSVSVGASVSQKQHGDVAPDHEAPSSEPVLNLRDLGLSELKIGHFNQLVGGLLPGFCKGKSHVFTHLISLQSFFENKYDSLRRTRLILFVLLLFGIYGFFKNPFLSDYLERKS, from the exons ATGTTTTCCCTTTCGAGCACGGTGCAGCCCCAG GTTACAGTTCCCTTGAGTCATCTCATCAATGCCTTCCATTCACCAAAAAACACCTCTGTTTCTGTGGGTGCATCAGTTTCTCAAAAGCAGCATGGAGATGTAGCTCCTGACCATGAGGCTCCCAGCAGTGAG CCTGTACTAAACTTAAGAGACCTTGGATTATCTGAATTAAAAATTGGACATTTTAATCAACTGGTAGGCGGTCTACTTCCTGGGTTTTGTAAAGGCAAATCTCATGTCTTTACACATCTCATATCTCTGCAGtccttctttgaaaataaatatg attcTCTCAGAAGAACTCGTCTGATCCTCTTTGTCCTGCTGCTCTTTGGCATTTATGGATTCTTTAAAAACCCATTTTTATCTG ATTACCTTGAGAGAAAAAGCTGA